A stretch of the Strigops habroptila isolate Jane chromosome 15, bStrHab1.2.pri, whole genome shotgun sequence genome encodes the following:
- the RNF208 gene encoding RING finger protein 208: MQASLGDPRAVDSNVKTILMSCLKGQQVIIKMEAMKIIHPEKFSELQASQPRYAPAPRREPPLVAKRAWPSESEIIVNQACGDIPTLDATPGPLPLPRTPPLPRRERTYQSQRKGSSEVCYHRQPPSDEVIVNQYVLHPSTPCEPLECPTCGHMYNFTNKRPRILSCLHSVCEECLQILYESCPKYKFISCPTCKRETVLFTDYGLAALAVNTSILNRLPAEALAANPVQWSSDTDRSCYQTFRQYCGAACTCHIRNPLSSCTIM; encoded by the coding sequence ATGCAGGCGTCCCTCGGAGACCCCAGAGCAGTGGACAGTAATGTGAAAACGATACTCATGTCGTGTCTGAAAGGGCAACAGGTCATCATTAAGATGGAGGCGATGAAAATCATCCACCCTGAGAAGTTTTCGGAGCTGCAGGCCTCACAGCCGCGCTATGCGCCAGCCCCACGCCGGGAGCCGCCCCTCGTGGCCAAGCGCGCGTGGCCCTCCGAGTCCGAGATCATCGTCAACCAGGCGTGCGGGGACATCCCCACCTTGGATGCCACCCCCGGCCCCCTGCCGCTGCCTCGGACTCCCCCCCTGCCGCGGCGGGAGCGCACGTACCAGAGCCAGCGGAAGGGCAGCTCCGAGGTCTGCTACCACCGACAGCCACCGTCGGACGAGGTGATCGTCAACCAGTATGTCCTGCACCCCTCGACACCCTGCGAGCCCCTTGAGTGCCCCACGTGCGGCCACATGTACAACTTCACCAACAAACGGCCCCGCATCCTGTCCTGCCTGCACTCGGTGTGCGAGGAGTGCCTGCAGATCCTCTACGAGTCTTGCCCCAAGTACAAGTTCATCTCCTGCCCCACCTGCAAGCGGGAGACCGTCCTCTTCACCGACTACGGGCTGGCAGCGCTGGCCGTCAACACCAGTATCCTCAACAGACTGCCGGCCGAGGCGCTGGCCGCCAACCCCGTCCAGTGGAGCAGCGACACCGACCGCAGCTGCTACCAGACCTTCCGCCAGTACTGCGGGGCTGCCTGTACCTGCCACATCCGAAACCCGCTGTCTTCCTGCACCATCATGTGA